The DNA window GTGGCTCAGTTCTCAATCATAGTTATCAACCAAAATATGTAGTATACAAAGATAAAATGGAGACAGATCCTTCCAAATTCATAGTGGATTAGTTTGATTAGTTTCTTTCATCAAGACAGTTTGAGAGAAATATTTTGCATGTAAAATTGTTCATGAGCATTTGATGAGACGAAAATAATGCGTTTCATggttatcatcatcattgtgTTGCTAGtctaattattttttggataaatcAGGTTGAGGAAAATAGCCTTCGGACGCATCTCATGCAAATCAAGCAAGTTTTAGAGGTGAATAAGTAACAAATGCTGGAATTTAAACAAGCATTAGCTTGACCTACTTCTAAGCTAACAACACTTCTTGGTTCTTGCGGCTGCAGCCAAATAGTATAAGTATatctaatatattatataattatttcagGTTATTTACCcttgtaaattatttttgttatgtttaaATAGGCTCCTTCCCTTTTTTGTCTCACTCAAATATGTTGGAATTCATATTGTTCCATTATTATCTTCCTCTCCTTTCTTTAGTCAACACTGGCGACCAAGCCTTCCACTTGTAATTTTGTATCAGGAcaaatgagaaagaaaatgcaaagcAAAAGAGTTATATTGAGTTCAACCCATTTTTGCACTATAGTTTGCATTTAATTCATACTAGAATGAGACCCGCGCAATATGCGGGACGGTAAATTAATGAcagtatataataaatattaaaaattattatgttttgtagaaataaattaaatatgtgtaaattgaagttaaatttaaaaggtattttattttaaataatttgtagtACAAAAGATTTTGATGTTGGAGTTATACaaagtgacatttttatttggtggtttgatttttacatttgttttagttttagttgATGGACTTAGTAATCTTATGTGGCACTCGTCctccttttttttgttggttgttAGAGTtgctactttcttctttttgtcgtAGGTTTTTGTGAAGACATGTTCTTtataaattgttgagtttgatgCACTTTCTATTGTGTTATTTGGTTTCATCTTTGTATGTATGTTCTTCTTCTGAAAATGTGTCTTGAATTTGTAtggttttctttctctttaatcTCTTGATGGGGTGGTGTTTCAATgtcattatttttttgaattagatTTGAAGCCCAATAAGTTTTTTGCATCGCCATCAAATAATACAAAAGTTGTTGTAACACTTTGATCTGAAACCTTTAATTGAATTATGAACCTAAAATAAGTATTGGGTTAGCAACTAATAATTTGATAGATGAGATTATAAAAAGTATATAGAGTTACCTTATTGTTGGATATTATGGTGTTTGATTACATGTGCTAGAAATGTAGTTGTTTCTTTTACATTTAACATAGTTCCATCCTAATTTGtcatcaattttatttataattgctAAAATTGTGAAGATCTTTTCCTATTCTAATATTCAATTTATGTTATCATTAGGTATATGGTATTTGAATAGGTATGAATGTATGATGCAtgttgtgattttttttgtcatacctGATCATTAGATTCTCATTGCATGGCCATTAGATCTTGGATAGTTATTCGATTTCTAATCGTTCTGCTCTGAAAGAATGATGTTCTATTGAGTAAGTTTGAAatggaaataaattttttgtgctaaATTTGATATTATGTGAAGGAATAGTGATAAGAGACTTATATATGTAGTTTAAATGATATGAAACTTAAATACTTAtaacgtaaaatttattatgattaataatattattatgacatttgtaatatggatatttattactttagtgggttatttataaaaattaataaattaattgttgaggttataaatttattgcaTTGTTTATAACGGtaagatatactaaataataatataagaatATGAATTCAATGTATTTGTAGGTTACAAATTTATTGGATtctcttttttagttttttatttgtatattttattttttatgacttGGAAATAATAGTTGATTTGACAAGAATTGAGTGGTTGATTTTAAAGTTGTGCCAAGTAAGTTGCTGACATGGTATtagtagaaagaaagaaatgtcTCAAAAATAATGTGGTGCATGCTTATAtatctacttttatatattaagaatggATTTGAGCAGCAAAGGCAAAAATAGCACGAAGTTAAACATTTTGATGCTACCAAACCACAATAATTTTAAGCagattagaataaaaaataaattgaaattgataaaatataaataataaatttttaaataaaattgaattagattgaaaaataaaaattaaactgttACCATTTTAAATGTATTGGTACTAttgaaaatgtatttttttttaaaaaaaaagcatatcaagaaataaatattttattttataaccattcttttaggattaaaaaaaaaaagatccgTTGTTTTGTTAAAGAAGGGAATGATGAAATTGGAGTGCAGATGCAGATGATTCACCGGGAGCTGTCTACACCGCCGAGCCGCAACGCCCTCCTCTCACTCATCACCAACTCCGCCACCATCCACCACCTCCTCCAGCTCCACGCTCAGCTCCTCCGTAATGGCTTCCACTCCGACATTGCCACCGTCACCAAGCTCACCCAGCGCCTCTTCGACCTCCGCGCCCCTCGCCACGccctctctcttttcttctccttccccAAACCCGACATCTTCCTCTTCAACGTCCTCGTCCAAGGTTTCTCCCTCAACGCTTCCCCTTCTACCTCTCTCTCCCTCTACTCCCGCCTCCGCAAAAGCATCAACCTTTCCCCTGATAACTTCACCTACGCTTTCACAATCAACGCCGCTTCTGGTTCCCGCGACGAGAAGCACGGGATGATGCTGCACGCGCATGCCATTGTTGATGGGTTGGCCCCCAACCTATTTGTGGGTTCTGCACTCGTTGACTTGTACTGCAAGTTTTCTCGTGTTGGGTATGCTAGAAAGGTGTTTGATAGAATGCCTGAGAAAGATACTGTTTTGTGGAACGCTATGGTTAATGGCTTGGCGAGGAATTGTTGTTATGAGGATTCTATTGAGGTTTTTGGGGACATGGTTGAAGATGGGGTGAGGTTGGATTCAACTACATTGTCTACTGTGCTCCCTGCTGCTGCTGAGTTGAAGGAGTTGGGAGTTGGGATGGGGATTCAGTGTTTGGCTATGAAAATTGGGTTTCATTCTGTTGATTATGTGCTTACGGGCTTGGTTTCATTGTATTCGAAATGTGGGGATGTGGACACTGCTAGGTTGTTATTTTGGATGATCGATAAGCCTGACTTGGTGTCTTACAATGCTCTTATTTCTGGGTTTACTTGCAATGGTGAGGTTGAGTGTTCGGTGAAGCTTTTCAGAGAGTTGCTTGCTTCTGGTCAGAGGGTGAGTTCAAGCACTATGGTTGGCTTGATTCCAGTGTCTTCTCCCTTTGGTCATCTTCATTTGGCTTCCTCTATTCAGGGATTTTGTGTGAAATCTGGTACTATTTCGCATCCGTCTGTTTCAACCGCACTCACAACTGTGTACAGTAGGCTCAATGAAATGGACTTGGCACGCTCCTTATTTGATGAATCGCCAGAGAAAACTGTGGCTGCTTGGAATGCTATGATTTCGGGTTATACTCAGAATGGTTTAACCGagacctctctctctctttttcaggAGATGATGAAGACTGAGTTTGCTCCAAATCCAGTTACAATCACAACTATCCTTTCAGCTTGTGCTCAACTAGGAGCACTGAGTTTTGGGAAATGGGTCCATGAGCTGATCAAAAGCAAAAATCTTGAACCAAACATTTATGTTTCCACTGCTCTAGTTGACATGTATGCTAAGTGTGGGAACATATCAGAGGCATGGCAACTATTTGACTCGATGAGTGAAAAGAATACTGTCACATGGAATACTATGATTTTTGGTTATGGGCTCCATGGACACGGGCATGAAGCGCttaagctttttaatgagatgtTACATTTAGGATTTCAACCATCTAGTGTTACTTTTCTTTCAGTCATGTATGCTTGTAGTCATGCTGGCTTGGTAAGAGAAGGAGATGAAATTTTCCGTGCTATGGTCAATGAATACGGGATCAAACCCCTGCCTGAGCACTATGCCTGCATGGTGGACATTCTTGGGCGAGCTGGGCAGTTAGAAAAGGCCTTAGAATTTATAAGGAGTATGCCTGTTGAG is part of the Arachis duranensis cultivar V14167 chromosome 1, aradu.V14167.gnm2.J7QH, whole genome shotgun sequence genome and encodes:
- the LOC107459378 gene encoding pentatricopeptide repeat-containing protein At4g30700, with product MQMIHRELSTPPSRNALLSLITNSATIHHLLQLHAQLLRNGFHSDIATVTKLTQRLFDLRAPRHALSLFFSFPKPDIFLFNVLVQGFSLNASPSTSLSLYSRLRKSINLSPDNFTYAFTINAASGSRDEKHGMMLHAHAIVDGLAPNLFVGSALVDLYCKFSRVGYARKVFDRMPEKDTVLWNAMVNGLARNCCYEDSIEVFGDMVEDGVRLDSTTLSTVLPAAAELKELGVGMGIQCLAMKIGFHSVDYVLTGLVSLYSKCGDVDTARLLFWMIDKPDLVSYNALISGFTCNGEVECSVKLFRELLASGQRVSSSTMVGLIPVSSPFGHLHLASSIQGFCVKSGTISHPSVSTALTTVYSRLNEMDLARSLFDESPEKTVAAWNAMISGYTQNGLTETSLSLFQEMMKTEFAPNPVTITTILSACAQLGALSFGKWVHELIKSKNLEPNIYVSTALVDMYAKCGNISEAWQLFDSMSEKNTVTWNTMIFGYGLHGHGHEALKLFNEMLHLGFQPSSVTFLSVMYACSHAGLVREGDEIFRAMVNEYGIKPLPEHYACMVDILGRAGQLEKALEFIRSMPVEPGPAVWGTLLGACMIHKDTNMARMASEKLFELDPGSVGYHVLLSNIYSVERNFPKAASIREGVKKRKLAKTPGCTLIEIHGTPHVFVSGDRSHSHATAIYEMLEKLTSKMREIGYRSETVTALHDVEEEEKELMVNVHSEKLAIAFALITTEPGTEIRIIKNLRVCLDCHTATKYISKITERVIVVRDANRFHHFKDGVCSCGDYW